Proteins encoded by one window of Verrucomicrobiia bacterium:
- a CDS encoding homoserine dehydrogenase: MTQQVNLGMIGGGTVGSGVYHALSRNRALMESRLGIRLNWVGVAVKEFDEPRPYPIPRSLLTTDWMQVVKDPRVNIVIELVGGTTIAKTMVLTALSLGKPVITANKALLSAHGEELFAAAQKYGANLYYEASVCGGIPIIKALREGFVGNRITHLYGIVNGTCNYILTRMQHEGAEFAQVLQEAQRLGYAEADPSLDIDGHDARHKIGILASLAHGFWVRPDTIHVEGIRQVTQADIRFAAQLGYTIKLLGIIKAVPGRGKAGEGGARIQVAVHPTLVPNRHVLASVNDVFNAVFVRGDVVGDTLFYGRGAGKDATASAVLSDIADAALEIKHGTRHRIPPFVPHANGSAVVPMEQTISRYYLRLSVVDRPGVLARISSILGQANIGIMSVIQPEAREGQSVPLILMIHDAPNAAMTKALAQIARLKVVKAPPVMFRVETFD; this comes from the coding sequence ATGACGCAACAGGTGAATCTGGGCATGATTGGGGGTGGGACGGTGGGCAGCGGCGTGTACCATGCCTTGTCCCGCAACCGGGCGTTGATGGAATCCCGCCTGGGCATCCGGCTCAACTGGGTGGGGGTGGCGGTCAAGGAGTTTGACGAGCCGCGGCCCTATCCCATTCCGCGTTCGCTGCTGACCACCGATTGGATGCAAGTCGTCAAAGACCCGCGGGTGAACATCGTCATCGAGCTGGTGGGCGGCACCACCATTGCCAAAACCATGGTGCTGACTGCCTTGAGCCTGGGCAAGCCGGTCATCACGGCCAACAAAGCCCTGCTCAGCGCCCACGGCGAGGAGCTGTTTGCCGCGGCCCAGAAATACGGGGCCAACCTTTACTACGAGGCCAGCGTGTGCGGCGGCATCCCCATCATCAAGGCCCTGCGTGAGGGATTCGTGGGCAACCGCATCACCCATCTCTACGGCATCGTCAATGGCACCTGCAATTACATCCTCACCCGCATGCAGCATGAGGGCGCCGAGTTTGCGCAGGTGCTCCAGGAAGCCCAGCGGCTGGGGTATGCCGAGGCGGACCCTTCCCTGGATATTGATGGGCATGATGCCCGTCACAAGATCGGCATCCTTGCCTCACTGGCACACGGGTTTTGGGTGCGGCCCGACACCATCCACGTGGAGGGCATCCGTCAGGTGACCCAGGCCGACATTCGTTTTGCCGCGCAGTTGGGCTACACCATCAAGCTGCTGGGCATCATCAAAGCCGTGCCGGGCCGGGGCAAGGCCGGCGAAGGCGGGGCGCGAATCCAGGTTGCGGTGCATCCCACCTTGGTGCCGAATCGCCACGTGCTGGCCAGCGTTAATGATGTCTTCAACGCGGTTTTCGTGCGCGGGGATGTGGTGGGCGATACCTTGTTTTATGGGCGCGGCGCTGGCAAGGATGCCACCGCCAGCGCGGTCTTGAGCGACATTGCGGATGCCGCCCTCGAAATCAAACACGGCACGCGCCATCGCATCCCGCCTTTCGTGCCCCATGCCAACGGCAGCGCGGTGGTGCCCATGGAGCAAACCATCAGCCGTTATTACCTGCGGTTGAGCGTGGTGGACCGCCCCGGTGTGCTGGCGCGTATTTCGAGCATCCTGGGCCAGGCCAACATCGGCATCATGTCGGTCATCCAGCCCGAGGCTCGCGAGGGCCAGAGCGTCCCTCTGATTCTTATGATCCACGATGCGCCCAACGCCGCCATGACCAAGGCGCTGGCCCAGATCGCGCGGCTCAAAGTGGTCAAAGCCCCGCCGGTCATGTTCCGCGTGGAAACGTTTGATTGA